In Mugil cephalus isolate CIBA_MC_2020 chromosome 7, CIBA_Mcephalus_1.1, whole genome shotgun sequence, the sequence gctaaaacatcctcttctttgtgtgattatctcctggaagatgcgttgACGCCGTAACGCTCTTCTAGTGGTTTGGGCTCCGATCTCAATCAGGTCTCAATGAAAGGATACGtgattctttcctgaacagctgattggccggtgggcggAGCCTTTTATGGGATTCAGGTAGATCCTGAAAGTTACTCTGACCTGAAGCAGGTCAGCTGTTCAGAGtcagttaccatggtaacgtggCTCCATAAGAATGAAGCCAGAAACCcagagttaaccctgaagtttcCTCCATGAGTCTGAGATCCTGCTccatgatacaggcctcaggtctTCCAGGGTCCATTCACACATCACACCATTCTACACAAGCACTCCTGTAGAGCTAGAACACATTTAGAACTCATTTAGAACAGGATGGAACACGGATGGAACACGCGTGTCTCCCGTGTGCTCAGTCTGCAGCAGGTGACCCAGCGTGATGCTGACGATGACGAGGCGGCGTCGTCCTCCAGGTTCCCTCTGACTCAAACCATCCTCCTGCTGGAagctgcagctgtggagctTCCTGAACACCTGGCGGCTCAGCTCCAGGTAGTGACATCACTCTGACATCACTCTGACATCACTCTGACACAGGACTAATcagctgttgtctctgtcttccaGTGTTGACACGTCTTCCTGTTCTCACGGTCTCAGACTTATGTACTTAAACACTGgagataattaaaaataataaaaaaataaaaccagatgaTTGTCTGACTGATGTCTTTGGTTGCTATGGTAACGTCTCCATGACAAATGTTCAGAGACAAGAGacaacaagataaataaatgatttaatcaGTTTTCTTCAAAAGCTGAAACtcaacagacaaagacagaaagaagacaGACGTCCGCTGCCttaaacacaaaccaaagtAGGCACGATGATGAGAGACCTACGGAGACACATGTCCTATATGCTGGCCGTCTCCAtagcaacagaaacaaagacaccACGGTCAGCATCCTCAGTCTACAgcggccaatcagagagcagctaGCGGCGGTAGACTCCGAAGGCGGCCAATCAGAGCGCAGCTAGCGGCGGTAGACTCCGAAGGCGGCCATGCTGAGGAGGACGGTGACCCCCACCAGGGAGGCGGTGGCCGGGGCCGTGAAGAAGTGGCGGTACTGGATCTGACAGTACCACAGCACGGCCAGCATCAGGACCAGGAGCGGCACCATCAGGCTGCCAACATTCAGAGCCACCTGCACCTGGTCGCCAGGCCCCGGCCCCCCCGCCGCCCCCCGCCGCCCCGCGGCATGCTGGGAGATGTGACAGTGCAGGACACAATTATGGACCAGGTTCAGGGACGCCAGAGTCCGGGCGtcatcctgcagcagctgaccCTGATAGATGAACCGGACCTGATCCTCCTGACCCGCAAAGTAGGTCCTGGAAGAGAGACGGGACGGGGGACAAGGGACGGAGTCAATACCAGGATCACTGCactgtgtgtgcagtgtcttagtgtgtgcagtgtcttagtgtgtccagtgtctgagtgtgtgcagtgcagtgtcttagtgtgtgcacAGTACAAtgtgtgcagtgtcttagtgtgtgcacagtacagtgtgtgcagtgtcttagtgtgtgcagtgtctcagtgtgtgcagtgtgttagtgtgtgcagtgtcttagtgtgtaGGACACACTGTGTGCACAGTacagtgtgttagtgtgtgcagtgtcttggtgtgtgcagtgtcttggtgtgtgcagtgttttattgtgtccagtgtcttagtgtgtgcagtTTCTTAGTGTGtccagtgtcttagtgtgtgcacagtacagtgtgtgcagtgtcttagtgtgtgcacagtacagtgtgtgcagtgtctcagtgtgtgcagtgtgttagtgtgtccagtgtctcagtgtgtccagtgtcttagtgtgtgcacagtacagtgtgtgcagtgtcttagtgtgtgcacagtacagtgtgtgcagtgtcttagtgtgtacacagtacagtgtgtgcagtgtcttagtgtgtgcagtgtctcagtgtgtgcagtgtgatagtgtgtgcagtgtcttggtgtgtgcagtgtcttaTTGTGtccagtgtcttagtgtgtgcagtgtcttagtgtgtgcagtGCAGTGTCTTAGTGCGtccagtgtcttagtgtgtgcaaTGTCTTAGTGTGtccagtgtcttagtgtgtgcagtgcagtgtcttagtgtgtccagtgtcttagtgtgtgcagtgcagtgtcttagtgtgtgcagtgtcttagtgtgtgcacagtacagtgtgtgcagtgtcttagtgtgtacacagtacagtgtgtgcagtgtcttagtgtgtgcagtgtctcagtgtgtgcagtgtgatagtgtgtgcagtgtcttggtgtgtgcagtgtcttaTTGTGtccagtgtcttagtgtgtgcagtgtcttagtgtgtgcagtGCAGTGTCTTAGTGCGtccagtgtcttagtgtgtgcaaTGTCTTAGTGTGtccagtgtcttagtgtgtgcagtgcagtgtcttagtgtgtccagtgtcttagtgtgtgcagtgcagtgtcttagtgtgtgcagtgtcttagtgtgtgcagtgtcttagtgtgtgcacAGTACACtgtgtgcagtgtcttagtgtgtgcagtgtctcagtgtgtgcagtgtgttagtgtgtgcagtgtcttggtgtgtgcagtgtcttaTTGTGtccagtgtcttagtgtgtgcagtgtcttagtgtgtgcagtgtcttagtgtgtgcagtGCAGTGTCTTAGTGCGtccagtgtcttagtgtgtgcagtGACTTAGTGTGtccagtgtcttagtgtgtgcagtgcagtgtcttagtgtgtccagtgtcttagtgtgtgcagtgcagtgtcttagtgtgtccagtgtcttagtgtgtccagtgcagtgtcttagtgtgtgcagtgtcttagtgtgtgcacagtacagtgtgtgcagtgtcttagtgtgtgcagtgtctcagtgtgtgcagtgtcttagtgtgtccagtgtcttagtgtgtccagtgtcttagtgtgtgcacagtacagtgtgtgcagtgtcttagtgtgtgcacagtacagtgtgtgcagtgtcttagtgtgtgcagtgtctcagtgtgtgcacagtacagtgtgtgcagtgtcttagtgtgtgcagtgtctcagtgtgtgcagtgtgttagtgtgtgcagtgtcttaTTGTGtccagtgtcttagtgtgtgcagtgtcttagtgtgtgcagtGCAGTGTCTTAGTGCGtccagtgtcttagtgtgtgcagtgtcttagtgtgtccagtgtcttagtgtgtgcagtgcagtgtcttagtgtgtccagtgtcttagtgtgtgcagtgcagtgtcttagtgtgtgcagtgtcttagtgtgtgcagtgtcttagtgtgtaGGACACACtgtgtgcagtgtcttagtgtgtaGGACACACTGGTGATCAAACCTAGAGAACCATTTATAAACCACTGGTTTTCCTGAATGATGTCACTTTCACTGCTCAGCCATTAAAGGACTTTTTGTCGTTTTAAACCATGATACTTTTCCCACAAAATAACTACAGCatttcaacagaaaacatgatgtAGCAGGAAACACGTTCAGATTCCTCCCAGTTATTGGTGCTAATGTCCTTGATTTTCAGTCAACCCCCATTTCACTGGCGGCCGAGCTTCCAGTTTCGCTGACTCTGTGAGGTGGGGGGGCCGTTCTAAGGGACTGAAGGTTTCCAGGCGGAGGCCAAAGGATCATCCGCCATAGAAAGACGAGTTGGTTCTAAATCTGTGATTTCAAGAATATTGAATCTTTACAACATCACAAACTCATTCAAGTCCCCAAGAAGGACGTTCGTCCACAGAAGACAAATACAGGAGAGGACAGCAAACTGTGGACGATCTCAATGGGGAATCATTTCCACTGCAGCTGGAACTGGAACTGGTCTCCAGTCCAGCGCTGAACAGGGTGAGGATCTTCTCAACGTTTAAGAGCCTTTGGACTGAACGTCCACTCTGACCCAGCTCTCATCAGCAGAAAGAAGCCGGACTAAGCTTCGCTGAGGAGCCCAGAGTAAAGCAGTGAGTGAAGTGTCCTGGTTCGGGGCATGTTTTCTGCAGTTGTGTCTCTGATGCAGCTCCATGCACAGTGAATGCAAATGTTCATCAGACCTTCTACAACAACGTATGGTTCCTTCCCTACGTTCATCACCATTCAGCCTGCAGTGTTCACAGGACAACGCTCCCTGTCACACAGCGACGGGTGAAGCAGCTCAGTGACACTGAAAACACTGGAATGATGACATGGCAACAAAGTTATGGCCAATAAACCCACGACAGTCACTGAACTGTGgaggagacaggaagaaaaCTGGACCAACATCCACCTTCAGAGTCCTTCAGAGCAGAGGCCTGTTCACCTCCTACTATTTACTGACTGTTGTAACCTTCAGAAGATGGAGCAGGAATCTTCCTCCATGCTACGTTTCATCAGTGTTTTCTGCtacataatgtttttgttgaaatgcCGTagttattttgtggaaaaagtGTTGTAGTATCATGGTATAGACAGGACAACTGTTGAGCAGTGCAGGTGACACTGTCTCAGAAACAGTGAGTTTATATATTGTGATCTCCAGTGAAGGTGACACTGTCTCAGAAACAGTGAGTTTATATATTGTGATCTCCAGTGAAGGTGACATTGTCTCAGAAACAGTGAGTTTATATATTGTGATCTCCAGTGAAGGTGACATTGTCTCAGAAACAGTGAGTTTATATATTGTGATCTCCAGTGAAGGTGTGTGTCGTACCGTTTGATGTAGCCGATGGTGTCCTGGGGTTTGACCTGagctgttctctctgtgtcgTTGAGAAACTTCAGTCTGACCACCATGTTCCTCTGAGACGACAAAGACTCTCCTCTGTTCCTCACCCCGTCCCCGTCCCTGCCCCCCGCCTGgacccggtcctggtcctggtcctggtcctggacctggtcctggacctggtcctggacccGGTCCTGGTCCGGGTCAGAGGTGGGCAGGGTCCCTGTCACAGAGCTGGTCTCTGAAAAGGAAAGGGAtgatggggaggaggaagaggaagaggaggcatcCTCCGTGGTCCTCTGTGAGGGGGTGACCAGgtgtgagggggcggggcctgtggAGGAGGTGAATAGGTGCTGTGGGGGTTCGGAGGTGCGGGTGGAGATCCATGCAAGCAGCAGCACcatgagcagcagcatcaaTCCGAACAGCAGCGTCACCTCGTCTCCAACTCCTTCTATTAGAGCCATCGCCACGGCAACGCCCACAGCAACACGGCAATCCCCACACAGGTCAGCACttcacacacctggacacagggggcggggcttagcagCAGTCTGACCCCCACTCGCACAATTTAATAATCTGAAGTTCTAACAATAAGAACgagatttcaaaaaaaaaaggccaaacaTTGTGGGAGAGTTATTTTAGGAGAGTAAACGCCAGAGGCTGAAGGGAAGCAACAGGTAAAaccagtcaataaataaaactccacattagcagaaacagacaaaagagcacaaagagaaaaaatctgaccaaaataagaaaaatgctAAAAGGTAAACAAGAGAAAAGGTGATGAAATTACACTAATAACAGAATAAGAAAATGCccaggttagcagctgttagcccaggttAGCAGAACTTAATccaggttagcagctgttagcccaggttagcagctgttagcccaggttAGCAGAACTTAATccaggttagcagctgttagcccaggttagcagctgttagcccaggttAGCAGAACTTAATccaggttagcagctgttagcccaggttagcagctgttagcccaggttAGCAGAACTTAATccaggttagcagctgttagcccaggttagcagctgttagcccaggttAGCAGAACCTAATccaggttagcagctgttagcccaggttAGCAGAACTTAATccaggttagcagctgttagcccaggttAGCAGAACTCAATccaggttagcagctgttagcccaggttatcagctgttagcccaggttatcagctgttagcccaggttagcagctgttagcccaggttagcagctgttagcccaggttATCAGAACTTAATccaggttagcagctgttagcccaggttagcagctgttagcccaggttAGCAGAACTTAATccaggttagcagctgttagcccaggttagcagctgttagcccaggttAGCAGAACCTAATccaggttagcagctgttagcccaggttAGCAGAACTCAATccaggttagcagctgttagcccaggttatcagctgttagcccaggttATCAGAACTTAATCCAGGTTAGCAGCCGTTAGCCCAGGTTAGCAGCTCTTAGCCCAGGTTAGCAGAACTTAATccaggttagcagctgttagcgcaggttagcagctgttagcccaggttAGCAGAACTTAATccaggttagcagctgttagcccaggttAGCAGAACTTAATccaggttagcagctgttagcccaggttAGCATAACCTAATccaggttagcagctgttagcccaggttAGCAGAATTTAATCCAGGTTAGCAGCCGTTAGCCCAGGTTAGCAGAACTTAATccaggttagcagctgttagcccaggttAGCAGCTGTTGGCCCAGGTTAGCAGAACTTAATCcggttagcagctgttagcccTGGTTAGCAGAATTTAATccaggttagcagctgttaACCCAGGTTAGCAGAACTTAATccaggttagcagctgttagcccaggttAGCATAACCTAATccaggttagcagctgttagcccTGGTTAGCAGAATTTAATccaggttagcagctgttaACCCAGGTTAGCAGAACTTAATCCAGGTTAGCAGTTGTTAGCCCAGGTTATCAGAACTTAATccaggttagcagctgttagcccaggttAGCAGAACTTAATccaggttagcagctgttagcgcaggttagcagctgttagcccaggttAGCAGAACTTAATccaggttagcagctgttagcccaggttAGCAGAACTTAATccaggttagcagctgttagcccaggttAGCATAACCTAATccaggttagcagctgttagcccaggttAGCAGAATTTAATCCAGGTTAGCAGCCGTTAGCCCAGGTTAGCAGAACTTAATccaggttagcagctgttagcccaggttAGCAGCTGTTGGCCCAGGTTAGCAGAACTTAATCcggttagcagctgttagcccTGGTTAGCAGAATTTAATccaggttagcagctgttaACCCAGGTTAGCAGAACTTAATccaggttagcagctgttagcccaggttAGCAGAACTTAATccaggttagcagctgttagcccaggttagcagctgttagcccaggttAGCAGAACTTAATccaggttagcagctgttagcccaggttagcagctgttagcccaggttAGCAGAACTTAATccaggttagcagctgttagcccaggttagcagctgttagcccaggttAGCAGAACCTAATccaggttagcagctgttagcccaggttAGCAGAACCTAATCCAGGATAATTTAGTCCGGGTTAGCAGCGGTTCACTCGAGTTATGTGTCGGTCGTCCCACTGGATCAGGCTACTTATGTTCCAGTTCCACATCAACAGTGTAAACCCAGAGCTAGCCCGGAGCTAAACCACAGCTAGCTGCGCCGCTAGCTCTCCAATCTTGATGCTAACAGCGGAAGTAGCTGCTCGGTGAACAA encodes:
- the tmub1 gene encoding transmembrane and ubiquitin-like domain-containing protein 1, producing the protein MALIEGVGDEVTLLFGLMLLLMVLLLAWISTRTSEPPQHLFTSSTGPAPSHLVTPSQRTTEDASSSSSSSPSSLSFSETSSVTGTLPTSDPDQDRVQDQVQDQVQDQDQDQDRVQAGGRDGDGVRNRGESLSSQRNMVVRLKFLNDTERTAQVKPQDTIGYIKRTYFAGQEDQVRFIYQGQLLQDDARTLASLNLVHNCVLHCHISQHAAGRRGAAGGPGPGDQVQVALNVGSLMVPLLVLMLAVLWYCQIQYRHFFTAPATASLVGVTVLLSMAAFGVYRR